In a genomic window of Gossypium arboreum isolate Shixiya-1 chromosome 9, ASM2569848v2, whole genome shotgun sequence:
- the LOC108456740 gene encoding uncharacterized protein LOC108456740: MALSEEECSTAKASSSSPASSSATVSSQGVNYLAKCVLRGSAILQVAYGHLRSPSSLDVVFGKETSIELVIIGEDGIATSVCEQTVFGTIKDLAILPWNEKVYGQNTQMPGKDLLVIISDSGKLSFLTFCNEMHRFFPVDHIQLSDPGNARDQIGRLLAVDSAGRFIATSAYEDRLAFFSLSMSGDDIVDKKIFYPPENEGSGSSTRNAQRTSIRGTIWSMCFVSKDPIQTNKEHNPVLAIVLNRKGNTLNELVLLGWNLSEHAVDILSQYLEAGPLAHSIVEVPHSCGYALLFRVGDALLMDLRDARNPHCVYRTTLDFSVHTPEEHICVEELCTAHEFDDDGLFNVAACALLQLSDYDPMCIDGESGSGKTTCKHVCSFSWEPKSDRSPRMIFCLDTGEFYMIDVSFDSDGPKVNISDCLYRSQPCKSLSWVDGGFLVAIVEMGDGLVLKVENEKLIYKSPVQNIAPILDMSIVNYHGEKHDKMFACCGVAPEGSLRIIRSGISVEKLLRTAPIYQGISGTWTVQMKVTNSYHSFLVLSFVEETRVLSVGLSFTDVTESVGFQPDVCTLACGLVADGQLVQIHQNAVRLCLPTKAAHSEGIIMSSPVCTTWSPDNMSISLGAVGQSLIVVSTSNPYFLFILGVRSLSAYNYEIYELQHVRLQYELSCISIPQKHLEMRHLSSNVNLVDVGGAVPPVGVGMGITFVIGTHKPSVEILSFVPEGLRVLGAGTISLTTTIETAISGCIPQDVRLVLVDQFYVLAGLRNGMLLRFEWPSAFAPSSELCLRSSIPFPGKVENFLLNTKLNSFGSETCSVNMGEKDGLPVTLQLIATRRIGITPVFLVPLSDSLDADIIALSDRPWLLHTARHSLSYTSISFQPSTHATPVCSVECPKGILFVAENSLHLVEMVHSKRLNVQKFHLEGTPRKVLYHSESKLLIVMRTEPNSDTCSEICALDPLSGSVMASFKLGPGETGKCMELVRAGNEQVLVVGTSLSSGPAIMPSGEAESTKGRLIVLCIEHVQHSDSGSMTFSSMAGSSSQRNSPFREIVGHATEQLSSSSICSSPDDTSCDGVKLEETEAWQFRPAYTTTWPGMVLAICPYLGRYFLASAGNAFYVCAFPNDNPQRVRRFAIARTRFMITSLTAYFTRIAVGDCRDGILFYSYNEDSKKLDQTYCDPSQRLVADCVLTDADTAIVSDRKGSIAVLSCSDRLEDNASPERNLTQTCAYYMGEIAMSIKKGSFIYKLPADDMLNSCEALNASLDPSHSAIMASTLLGSIMIFIPISREEYELLEAVQARLILHPLTAPVLGNDHNEYRSRENPAGVPKILDGDMLSQFLELTSMQQEAVLSFPIISPVTQKLSPKPPPSPIPVSKVVQLLERVHYALN, encoded by the exons ATGGCGCTTTCCGAGGAAGAGTGCTCAACGGCGAAGGCATCTTCCTCTTCACCGGCATCGTCGTCAGCGACTGTTTCTTCGCAAGGCGTTAACTACCTAGCCAAGTGTGTACTTAGAGGAAGTGCTATCCTTCAGGTCGCTTACGGTCACCTCCGTTCTCCTTCTTCCCTGGACGTCGTTTTCGGCAAG GAGACGTCCATAGAGTTGGTAATAATTGGTGAAGATGGTATTGCGACATCTGTCTGTGAGCAGACTGTCTTTGGTACGATAAAGGATCTTGCCATTCTACCTTGGAATGAGAAGGTCTATGGACAAAATACACAG ATGCCTGGGAAAGACCTGTTGGTCATTATTTCTGATTCTGGAAAGTTATCTTTTCTCACATTTTGCAATGAGATGCACAG GTTTTTTCCCGTCGACCATATTCAGCTTTCAGATCCTGGAAATGCAAGGGATCAAATTGGAAGATTGCTAGCTGTTGATTCAGC TGGCCGTTTCATTGCTACTAGTGCTTATGAAGACCGATTAGCCTTTTTTTCCCTTTCAATGTCTGGAGATGATATTGTTGACAAG AAAATATTTTATCCACCTGAGAATGAAGGCAGTGGTAGTTCTACTAGAAATGCTCAAAGAACTAGTATACGTGGTACAATATGGAGCATGTGCTTTGTTTCAAAAGATCCTATCCAAACAAATAAGGAGCATAATCCTGTTTTAGCCATTGTTTTAAATAG GAAAGGTAATACCCTGAATGAACTGGTATTGTTGGGATGGAATCTATCAGAGCATGCAGTTGACATCCTTTCACAGTATCTTGAAGCTGGACCACTAGCACATAGCATTGTTGAAGTTCCTCATTCCTGTGGATATGCGTTGCTGTTTAGGGTTGGTGATGCTCTCTTGATGGATCTTAGAGATGCACGTAATCCACACTGTGTGTATAGAACAACCTTAGATTTTTCAGTCCATACACCAGAGGAACATATTTGTGTTGAAGAGTTATGTACAGCacatgaatttgatgatgatgggTTATTTAATGTTGCTGCATGTGCTTTACTGCAGCTGAGTGATTATGATCCAATGTGTATAGATGGTGAAAGTGGAAGTGGAAAAACAACCTGCAAACATGTTTGCTCATTTAGTTGGGAACCGAAAAGCGATAGAAGTCCGAGGATGATCTTTTGTCTTGATACTGGAGAATTTTACATGATCGATGTTTCCTTTGATTCTGATGGCCCTAAGGTGAATATATCTGATTGCCTCTACAGAAGTCAACCTTGCAAGTCCCTTTCGTGGGTCGATGGTGGGTTCCTGGTGGCAATTGTAGAGATGGGGGATGGTCTGGTCCTTAAGGTTGAAAATGAGAAGCTAATATACAAAAGTCCTGTTCAAAATATAGCTCCCATCTTGGACATGTCAATAGTGAATTACCATGGGGAGAAACATGATAAAATGTTTGCATGCTGTGGTGTTGCACCTGAGGGATCATTAAGAATCATACGAAGTGGAATTAGTGTAGAAAAGCTTCTAAGAACTGCCCCTATTTACCAAGGAATAAGTGGAACCTGGACAGTTCAGATGAAAGTTACGAACTCTTATCATTCTTTTCTTGTGCTATCATTTGTTGAGGAGACCAGGGTACTATCAGTTGGATTAAGCTTTACTGATGTTACTGAGTCCGTTGGTTTCCAACCTGATGTCTGTACTTTGGCATGTGGTCTTGTTGCTGATGGCCAGCTCGTCCAAATTCACCAAAATGCAGTTAGGCTTTGTTTGCCTACTAAGGCTGCCCATTCTGAAGGTATCATTATGTCTTCTCCCGTCTGCACAACTTGGTCCCCAGATAATATGAGTATCAGTTTGGGGGCAGTTGGCCAAAGTTTGATAGTTGTCTCCACTTCTAATCCatatttcctttttattcttgGGGTCAGATCGCTATCAGCATATAATTACGAAATATATGAATTGCAGCATGTGAGATTGCAGTATGAGTTATCGTGCATATCAATACCTCAAAAGCATTTGGAGATGAGGCATTTAAGCTCTAATGTAAACCTGGTGGATGTTGGTGGAGCTGTTCCTCCTGTCGGAGTTGGCATGGGTATTACCTTTGTTATTGGTACCCATAAGCCTTCTGTGGAAATTCTATCTTTTGTACCTGAAGGTCTAAGAGTTCTTGGTGCTGGAACAATTTCACTAACGACTACTATTGAAACTGCTATTAGTGGTTGCATTCCTCAAGACGTAAGGCTAGTGCTTGTTGATCAGTTCTATGTTCTGGCAGGATTGAGGAATGGAATGCTGCTTCGGTTTGAGTGGCCTTCTGCCTTCGCTCCTTCATCGGAACTATGCCTACGTAGTTCTATTCCTTTTCCTGGGAAGGTTGAGAATTTTTTATTGAATACAAAATTAAATTCGTTTGGATCAGAAACATGTTCTGTTAAtatgggtgagaaagatggcctTCCTGTTACACTTCAATTGATCGCGACTCGTAGAATTGGCATTACTCCAGTTTTCCTTGTTCCTTTGAGTGATTCACTTGATGCAGATATTATAGCTCTCAGTGACAGGCCTTGGTTATTGCATACAGCTAGGCATAGCCTTTCTTATACATCTATATCATTTCAACCTTCCACGCATGCAACTCCTGTGTGTTCTGTTGAATGCCCTAAAGGAATTTTATTTGTCGCAGAAAACAGTTTACATTTG GTGGAGATGGTGCACAGTAAGAGACTTAATGTGCAGAAGTTTCATCTTGAAGGCACTCCACGGAAGGTCCTGTATCATAGTGAAAGTAAGCTTTTAATTGTGATGAGGACTGAGCCAAATAGTGACACATGTTCTGAAATTTGTGCTTTGGACCCCCTCAGTGGGTCTGTGATGGCATCTTTCAAACTCGGACCTGGAGAAACTGGAAAATGCATGGAACTAGTTAGGGCTGGAAATGAACAGGTTCTAGTAGTTGGAACTAGCCTGTCTTCTGGTCCAGCCATAATGCCCAGTGGTGAAGCTGAAAG CACCAAGGGCCGTCTAATTGTCCTCTGCATTGAACATGTACAACATTCAGATAGTGGGTCGATGACGTTCTCTTCAATGGCCGGGTCATCTTCTCAACGAAACTCACCATTTCGTGAAATTGTTGGTCATGCCACTGAACAACTATCAAGCAGTAGTATCTGCAGTAGCCCAGATGATACTAGTTGTGATGGAGTAAAACTGGAAGAAACTGAAGCATGGCAGTTCCGGCCGGCTTACACAACCACTTGGCCTGGAATGGTACTTGCTATATGTCCATATCTAGGCCGTTACTTCTTGGCCTCTGCTGGTAATGCT TTCTATGTATGTGCTTTTCCCAATGATAATCCTCAAAGGGTGAGAAGATTTGCAATAGCGAGGACGCGGTTTATGATAACATCATTGACGGCATATTTTACTAGAATTGCTGTAGGCGATTGTCGTGATGGTATTCTTTTCTATTCATATAATGAG GACTCCAAGAAACTGGATCAGACATATTGTGACCCATCTCAAAGGTTAGTTGCTGATTGTGTTCTTACTGATGCTGATACCGCCATTGTTTCAGATCGAAAGGGCAGCATTGCTGTCTTGTCTTGTTCAGATCGTCTTGAAG ATAATGCAAGCCCTGAACGCAACTTGACGCAGACTTGTGCATACTATATGGGTGAGATTGCCATGAGCATCAAGAAG GGTTCATTTATTTACAAACTTCCAGCTGATGATATGTTAAACAGCTGTGAGGCTCTGAATGCAAGTCTTGACCCTTCACATAGTGCTATAATGGCCAGCACACTCCTGGGAAGCATAATGATCTTCATACCTATATCAAG GGAGGAATACGAACTGTTGGAAGCCGTCCAAGCTAGACTCATTCTTCATCCATTGACTGCTCCTGTATTAGGCAATGATCATAACGAATATCGTAGTCGTGAAAACCCG GCTGGCGTCCCCAAGATACTTGACGGTGACATGCTATCTCAATTCTTGGAGCTTACAAGCATGCAGCAAGAGGCTGTATTGTCATTTCCCATTATTTCTCCAGTTACTCAGAAGTTGAGTCCGAAACCACCACCTTCACCTATCCCGGTCAGCAAGGTCGTGCAACTCCTTGAACGAGTCCATTATGCCTTGAATTAA